In a single window of the Bacillus mycoides genome:
- the atpG gene encoding F0F1 ATP synthase subunit gamma yields MASLRDIKAKINSTKKTSQITKAMEMVSASKLNRAEQNAKSFVPYMEKIQEVVASIAQGSKGINHPMLNARPVKRTGYIVITSDRGLAGGYNSNVLRTVSNVIRERHNMDSNQYSIIVLGRLGRDYLKRRGFNIIDEVVGLSDHPSFTDIKDIASRAIAMFADGAYDELYIYYNHYVSKISQEVTENKILPLTDVASDKPTTAYEFEPSEEEILKVLLPQYAESLVYGALLDGKASEHAARMTAMKSATDNAMEVIDSLTLSFNRARQAAITQEITEIVGGVAALE; encoded by the coding sequence GTGGCATCTTTACGCGATATAAAAGCGAAGATTAACTCGACAAAGAAAACGAGTCAAATTACGAAAGCGATGGAGATGGTATCTGCATCTAAGTTAAACCGTGCAGAACAAAATGCTAAATCTTTCGTTCCGTATATGGAAAAGATTCAAGAAGTAGTAGCGAGCATTGCGCAAGGAAGTAAAGGGATTAATCATCCAATGCTAAATGCGCGTCCTGTAAAGCGTACAGGGTACATCGTTATTACATCTGATCGCGGACTAGCAGGTGGTTATAACAGTAACGTATTACGTACAGTAAGTAACGTAATTCGTGAACGTCATAATATGGATTCAAACCAATATTCAATTATTGTGCTTGGACGACTAGGACGTGATTATTTAAAACGTCGCGGCTTTAACATCATTGATGAAGTAGTTGGATTATCTGACCACCCATCATTTACTGATATTAAAGATATTGCTTCTCGAGCAATTGCGATGTTCGCAGATGGTGCTTATGATGAGCTGTATATTTACTACAATCATTATGTAAGTAAAATTTCACAAGAAGTAACGGAAAATAAAATTTTACCGCTTACGGATGTGGCGTCTGATAAACCGACGACAGCTTATGAATTCGAACCTTCTGAAGAAGAAATTTTAAAAGTATTATTGCCACAATACGCAGAAAGCTTAGTGTACGGTGCATTACTAGACGGTAAAGCAAGTGAGCACGCGGCGCGTATGACAGCAATGAAGAGTGCTACAGACAACGCAATGGAAGTTATCGATTCACTTACACTTTCATTCAACCGTGCGCGTCAAGCAGCGATTACGCAAGAAATTACGGAAATCGTTGGTGGAGTAGCAGCGTTAGAATAG
- the atpH gene encoding F0F1 ATP synthase subunit delta, with the protein MSNGIVAKRYAVALFKIAKEKHVLEMFEEELRLVQNVFTKNGELHSFLTQPNISKEQKKTFLANVFASVSESILNTLYILIDNKRIDILPEIANEYVVLANEERNVADATVYSIRLLSEEEKLNIAEAFAKKTGKDAIRVKNVVDEDLLGGIKVRIGNRIYDGSLQGKLARIQRELMKNR; encoded by the coding sequence ATGAGCAATGGGATTGTAGCAAAACGTTATGCTGTCGCTCTTTTCAAAATTGCAAAAGAAAAACACGTATTAGAAATGTTTGAAGAGGAATTACGCCTTGTACAAAACGTTTTTACAAAGAACGGAGAACTACATAGCTTTTTAACGCAACCGAACATTTCAAAAGAGCAGAAGAAAACGTTTCTTGCAAACGTATTCGCATCTGTTTCTGAATCTATTTTAAATACGTTATATATTTTAATTGATAACAAGCGTATTGATATCCTACCTGAAATTGCAAATGAATATGTTGTTCTTGCTAATGAAGAACGTAACGTAGCGGATGCAACTGTATATTCTATTCGTCTTCTATCGGAAGAAGAAAAACTTAACATTGCAGAAGCATTTGCAAAAAAAACAGGAAAAGATGCAATTCGCGTGAAAAATGTTGTGGATGAAGATTTACTAGGCGGCATTAAAGTACGTATTGGAAATCGCATTTACGACGGAAGCTTACAAGGAAAATTAGCACGTATTCAGCGTGAATTAATGAAGAATAGATAG
- the atpA gene encoding F0F1 ATP synthase subunit alpha, which translates to MSIRAEEISALIKQQIENYQSEIEVSDVGTVIQVGDGIARAHGLDNVMAGELVEFSNGVMGLAQNLEENNVGIIILGPYTEIREGDEVRRTGRIMQVPVGKELIGRVVNPLGQPVDGLGPINTTNTRPIESPAPGVMDRKSVHEPLQTGIKAIDALVPIGRGQRELIIGDRQTGKTAVALDTIINQKDEDMICIYVAIGQKESTVRNVVETLRKHGALDYTIVVTASASQPAPLLYLAPYAGVTMGEEFMYNGKHVLVVYDDLSKQAAAYRELSLLLRRPPGREAYPGDVFYLHSRLLERAAKLSDARGGGSLTALPFIETQAGDVSAYIPTNVISITDGQIFLQSDLFFSGVRPAIDAGTSVSRVGGSAQIKAMSKVSGTLRLDLASYRELEAFAQFGSDLDKATQAKLNRGARTVEVLKQGLHKPLRVEKQVIILYALTRGFLDDIPVVDITRFEEEFHAWLDSNATDLLSEIRTTKKLADDDKFAAAINGFKKVFVASE; encoded by the coding sequence ATGAGCATCAGAGCTGAAGAAATTAGCGCACTGATAAAGCAACAAATCGAGAACTATCAGTCTGAAATCGAAGTTAGTGATGTTGGTACAGTTATCCAAGTTGGTGACGGTATTGCGCGTGCTCATGGTCTTGATAACGTTATGGCTGGTGAACTTGTAGAGTTCTCTAATGGCGTTATGGGACTAGCACAAAACTTAGAGGAAAACAACGTAGGTATCATTATTTTAGGACCTTACACAGAAATCCGTGAAGGTGACGAAGTTCGTCGTACTGGTCGCATCATGCAAGTACCAGTAGGAAAAGAACTAATCGGTCGTGTTGTAAACCCATTAGGTCAACCAGTTGATGGTTTAGGCCCAATCAATACAACAAACACTCGTCCAATCGAAAGTCCAGCACCAGGTGTAATGGATCGTAAATCTGTTCATGAACCACTTCAAACAGGTATTAAAGCGATCGATGCTCTTGTACCAATTGGCCGTGGTCAACGTGAGTTAATCATCGGTGACCGTCAAACAGGTAAAACAGCAGTTGCACTTGATACGATCATTAACCAAAAAGATGAAGATATGATTTGTATCTATGTAGCTATCGGACAAAAAGAATCAACAGTACGTAACGTAGTAGAAACACTACGTAAGCACGGTGCATTAGATTACACAATCGTTGTAACTGCATCAGCTTCTCAACCAGCTCCATTATTGTACCTAGCTCCTTACGCTGGTGTAACAATGGGTGAAGAGTTCATGTACAATGGTAAACACGTATTAGTAGTATATGATGACTTATCAAAACAAGCAGCGGCTTACCGTGAGCTTTCATTACTATTACGTCGTCCTCCAGGTCGTGAAGCATATCCAGGGGATGTATTCTACTTACATTCTCGCTTATTAGAGCGTGCAGCAAAATTAAGTGATGCAAGAGGCGGCGGTTCTTTAACTGCACTACCTTTCATCGAAACACAAGCAGGGGACGTATCAGCTTATATCCCAACAAACGTAATTTCTATTACGGATGGACAAATCTTCTTACAATCTGACCTATTCTTCTCTGGCGTACGTCCAGCAATCGATGCGGGTACTTCTGTATCTCGTGTAGGTGGATCAGCTCAGATTAAAGCGATGAGTAAAGTATCAGGTACACTTCGTCTTGACCTTGCATCTTATCGTGAGTTAGAAGCGTTCGCTCAGTTCGGTTCTGACCTTGATAAAGCAACACAAGCGAAATTAAACCGTGGTGCTCGTACAGTTGAGGTATTAAAACAAGGATTACACAAACCGTTACGTGTAGAGAAACAAGTTATCATTCTTTACGCTTTAACACGTGGATTCCTAGATGATATCCCAGTAGTAGATATCACTCGTTTCGAAGAAGAATTCCATGCTTGGTTAGATTCAAATGCAACTGACTTATTAAGCGAAATTCGCACAACTAAGAAACTTGCGGATGACGACAAATTTGCAGCGGCAATTAACGGATTTAAAAAAGTATTCGTAGCTTCTGAATAA
- the atpC gene encoding F0F1 ATP synthase subunit epsilon, with amino-acid sequence MKTFPVSIVTPDGPVYEKEVEMVSVKAESGEMGILPGHIPTVAPLKISAVRLKNGGHTDYVAVSGGFIEVRPDKVTVLSSSAEEANHIDIHRANESKRRAEQRMQDKQAHVDFRRAEMALQRAVNRLNVSDMK; translated from the coding sequence ATGAAGACATTTCCAGTCAGTATTGTAACTCCTGATGGACCGGTTTACGAAAAAGAAGTAGAAATGGTAAGCGTAAAAGCAGAGAGTGGGGAAATGGGGATCTTACCAGGTCACATTCCAACTGTTGCACCTTTAAAAATTAGTGCGGTCCGTCTGAAAAATGGTGGGCACACTGATTATGTAGCAGTAAGCGGTGGCTTTATCGAAGTTCGTCCAGATAAAGTAACTGTGTTATCATCATCTGCTGAAGAAGCAAACCATATCGATATCCATCGTGCAAATGAATCGAAACGTCGCGCTGAGCAACGTATGCAAGATAAACAAGCGCATGTTGACTTTAGACGTGCAGAAATGGCTTTGCAGCGTGCTGTGAACCGTTTAAACGTTTC
- the atpF gene encoding F0F1 ATP synthase subunit B, producing the protein MPTLLLGASIPFGTIAYTLFIFLLLLVMLRKFAWGPLMGIMKEREEHVTNEIDAAERSNAEAKKLVEEQREMLKQSRVEAQELIERAKKQAVDQKDVIVAAAKEEAESIKTSAVQEIQREKEQAIAALQEQVASLSVHIASKVIEKELKEEDQVKLIRDYIKEVGEAR; encoded by the coding sequence GTGCCAACTTTATTATTAGGGGCTTCCATTCCATTTGGAACGATTGCTTATACATTGTTCATTTTCTTACTTCTATTAGTAATGCTACGCAAATTCGCGTGGGGTCCTTTAATGGGAATTATGAAAGAACGTGAAGAGCATGTTACTAATGAAATCGACGCTGCAGAAAGAAGTAATGCTGAAGCGAAGAAATTAGTAGAAGAACAACGTGAAATGTTAAAACAATCGCGTGTTGAAGCACAAGAGTTAATCGAAAGAGCGAAGAAACAAGCTGTAGATCAAAAGGATGTTATTGTTGCTGCTGCGAAAGAAGAAGCAGAATCAATTAAAACATCTGCTGTACAAGAAATTCAACGCGAAAAAGAGCAAGCGATTGCTGCTTTACAAGAACAAGTTGCTTCTTTATCTGTTCATATTGCTTCTAAAGTAATTGAAAAAGAATTAAAAGAAGAAGATCAAGTGAAGTTAATTCGTGATTATATTAAAGAAGTAGGAGAAGCGCGATGA
- the atpD gene encoding F0F1 ATP synthase subunit beta, with protein MNKGRVTQIMGPVVDVKFDGGKLPEIYNALTVKQSNENGASINLTFEVALHLGDDTVRTVAMSSTDGLVRGTEVEDTGKAISVPVGDVTLGRVFNVLGDAIDLDGDVPADVRRDPIHRQAPAFEELSTKVEILETGIKVVDLLAPYIKGGKIGLFGGAGVGKTVLIQELINNIAQEHGGISVFAGVGERTREGNDLYHEMSDSGVIKKTAMVFGQMNEPPGARQRVALTGLTMAEHFRDEQGQDVLLFIDNIFRFTQAGSEVSALLGRMPSAVGYQPTLATEMGQLQERITSTNKGSITSIQAVYVPADDYTDPAPATTFAHLDATTNLERRLTQMGIYPAVDPLASTSRALSPEIVGEEHYGVARQVQQTLQRYKELQDIIAILGMDELSEEDKLVVHRARRIQFFLSQNFHVAEQFTGQKGSYVPVKNTVSGFKEILEGKYDDLPEDAFRLVGSIEEVIENAKKMMA; from the coding sequence ATGAATAAAGGGCGCGTTACGCAAATCATGGGTCCGGTTGTAGACGTTAAGTTTGATGGCGGAAAGCTACCAGAAATCTACAACGCCCTTACGGTAAAACAAAGCAACGAAAACGGAGCAAGCATTAACTTAACATTTGAAGTTGCACTTCATTTAGGTGATGACACAGTTCGTACAGTTGCAATGTCTTCCACAGATGGACTTGTTCGTGGCACAGAAGTAGAAGATACTGGTAAAGCAATCTCTGTACCAGTTGGTGATGTAACACTTGGTCGTGTATTTAACGTATTAGGTGATGCAATTGACTTAGATGGTGATGTTCCTGCGGATGTACGTCGTGATCCAATTCACCGTCAAGCGCCTGCATTCGAAGAGTTATCTACTAAAGTAGAAATTCTTGAAACTGGTATTAAAGTAGTAGACTTACTTGCTCCTTACATTAAGGGTGGTAAGATTGGTCTATTCGGTGGTGCCGGCGTAGGTAAAACAGTATTAATTCAGGAATTAATTAATAACATCGCACAAGAGCACGGTGGTATCTCTGTATTCGCTGGTGTAGGTGAGCGTACTCGTGAAGGTAACGACTTATACCACGAAATGAGCGATTCTGGCGTAATTAAGAAAACTGCGATGGTATTCGGACAAATGAACGAGCCACCTGGAGCACGTCAACGTGTTGCATTAACAGGTTTAACAATGGCTGAACATTTCCGTGATGAGCAAGGACAAGACGTACTATTGTTCATCGATAACATCTTCCGTTTCACGCAAGCGGGTTCTGAAGTATCTGCCCTTCTTGGTCGTATGCCATCTGCGGTAGGTTACCAGCCAACACTTGCAACAGAAATGGGTCAATTACAAGAGCGTATTACATCTACAAATAAAGGATCTATCACGTCTATCCAAGCGGTATACGTACCAGCCGATGACTATACGGATCCAGCACCAGCTACAACGTTCGCTCACTTAGATGCAACAACAAACTTAGAGCGTCGTTTAACACAAATGGGTATTTACCCAGCCGTAGATCCATTAGCATCTACATCTCGTGCGCTTTCTCCAGAAATCGTAGGAGAAGAGCATTATGGAGTAGCTCGTCAAGTACAGCAAACTTTACAGCGTTATAAAGAGCTTCAAGATATCATCGCTATCTTAGGTATGGATGAGTTATCTGAAGAAGATAAGTTAGTTGTACATCGTGCTCGTCGTATTCAATTCTTCTTATCACAAAACTTCCACGTAGCTGAACAGTTTACAGGTCAAAAAGGTTCTTACGTACCTGTAAAAAATACAGTTAGTGGTTTCAAAGAAATTCTAGAAGGAAAATATGATGACCTTCCAGAAGATGCGTTCCGTCTTGTTGGTAGCATTGAAGAAGTTATTGAAAACGCGAAGAAAATGATGGCGTAA